The genomic interval ATGAAATTGTCTCGGCTCAACTCTTAATGAGCCCGAATTCTTGAGCATTTCTTCGCTCTAGTTTCGCCTTCTATTCTGCCTAATCTCCCAGAAACGGGAGTAGACGGCATCCAGGGTGCTGACATGGAATCACGACCTCGAAACTTATTAGTCCAGTCCAAGAGATCAACTGATTCATTAAGCGTCGATACTTCAAAAACGTAAAGCCGCGATCGCCCCCTCCATCTGAAGCTCCAATACCTTCAAATACCGCTGAAGTGCTTGTAAGCTGCGGTACCCCGATATCTCCTGAATCACTCGCAGCGGTATCCCGGCACTGCTCATCTGGGTCAGAGCAGTTCTTCTGAAGCTGTGAGTACTGGCTCCCACTAGCCCCAAACGAGCGCGATCGTTGATTAGATACTGAGCGATCAAGGACTATCAAAAAAGCGATTATCTTGATTGTCAAGCCTGAGTTGCTCCATTGGCTATCAGAGGTGGTTGCCAAGAAGTTCCAGCTCGAATCATGGCATTGAGGATGCGCAGCAACTTATGC from Trichocoleus sp. FACHB-46 carries:
- a CDS encoding tyrosine-type recombinase/integrase — translated: MIAQYLINDRARLGLVGASTHSFRRTALTQMSSAGIPLRVIQEISGYRSLQALQRYLKVLELQMEGAIAALRF